One Paraburkholderia kururiensis DNA window includes the following coding sequences:
- the hfq gene encoding RNA chaperone Hfq, translated as MSNKGQLLQDPFLNALRKEHVPVSIYLVNGIKLQGNIESFDQYVVLLRNTVTQMVYKHAISTVVPARPVNFHPDTEST; from the coding sequence ATGAGCAACAAAGGGCAATTGTTACAAGACCCGTTTTTGAACGCACTGCGTAAAGAGCATGTGCCGGTTTCGATCTATCTCGTCAACGGCATCAAGCTTCAAGGGAACATCGAATCGTTCGACCAGTACGTTGTGTTGCTCCGGAACACGGTGACCCAGATGGTGTACAAGCATGCCATCTCGACGGTCGTGCCTGCACGCCCCGTGAATTTCCACCCGGATACCGAATCCACCTGA
- the hflX gene encoding GTPase HflX gives MTSSNLINAALVGIDFGKIDFEASLEELSLLAQSAGAHPAVTLTGRRSSPDAAMFVGSGKAEELRLACEANDVEIVIFNHALAPAQQRNLERTLNRRVVDRTSLILDIFAQRARSHEGKLQVELAQLQYLSTRLIRAWTHLERQKGGIGLRGPGETQLETDRRLIGERIKMLQSRLAKLRRQHGTQRRQRERNRTMSVSLVGYTNAGKSTLFNALTKAQAYAANQLFATLDTTSRRVYLGDGVGQVVVSDTVGFIRELPHQLVAAFRATLEETVHADLLLHVVDASSAVRLDQIEQVNGVLHDIGADSIRQVLVFNKIDAVPELAARGSAVERDEYGNISRVFLSARTGQGLDALRAAIAEIATAEYLSDEVRDVHDVRGVHDVRNGPDEGPQDGWPATPYDSRKVPEHGH, from the coding sequence TTGACATCCTCCAATTTGATCAACGCAGCGCTCGTCGGCATCGACTTCGGCAAGATCGATTTCGAAGCCAGCCTCGAAGAACTCAGTCTGCTCGCGCAAAGCGCGGGCGCCCATCCCGCCGTCACACTCACCGGTCGCCGCTCCAGCCCTGATGCCGCCATGTTCGTCGGCAGCGGAAAGGCGGAAGAACTGCGTCTCGCGTGCGAGGCGAACGACGTCGAAATCGTCATCTTCAACCACGCACTCGCGCCCGCGCAGCAGCGCAATCTGGAGCGAACGCTTAACCGGCGTGTCGTGGACCGCACGAGCCTCATTCTCGATATCTTTGCGCAGCGCGCCCGCAGCCACGAAGGCAAGTTGCAGGTCGAACTCGCGCAATTGCAGTATCTGTCTACGCGGCTCATCCGCGCGTGGACCCACCTCGAACGCCAGAAGGGCGGTATCGGTCTGCGCGGTCCTGGTGAAACGCAGCTCGAAACGGACCGCCGCCTCATCGGCGAGCGCATCAAGATGTTGCAGTCGCGTCTTGCGAAGCTGCGCCGCCAGCACGGTACGCAGCGTCGGCAGCGCGAGCGCAACCGCACCATGTCGGTATCGCTCGTGGGCTACACGAACGCGGGCAAGTCGACATTGTTCAATGCGCTGACGAAGGCGCAGGCCTACGCGGCAAACCAGCTCTTCGCTACGCTCGATACCACGTCGCGCCGTGTCTATCTGGGCGACGGGGTGGGACAGGTGGTGGTTTCCGACACGGTGGGGTTCATCCGCGAACTGCCTCACCAGCTCGTGGCGGCGTTTCGCGCCACGCTCGAAGAAACGGTTCACGCCGACTTGCTGCTTCACGTCGTCGATGCGTCGAGCGCCGTGCGGCTCGACCAGATCGAGCAGGTGAACGGCGTGTTGCACGACATCGGTGCGGACTCCATCCGCCAGGTGCTCGTGTTCAACAAGATCGACGCCGTGCCGGAGCTGGCGGCCCGCGGCAGCGCGGTCGAGCGCGATGAGTATGGTAATATTTCGCGCGTCTTTTTGAGCGCGCGCACGGGCCAGGGGCTCGATGCACTGCGCGCCGCCATCGCCGAAATCGCTACTGCCGAATATCTTTCGGACGAGGTGCGTGACGTACACGATGTACGTGGCGTACACGACGTGCGTAACGGGCCAGATGAGGGGCCGCAAGACGGGTGGCCGGCGACACCGTACGATTCCCGCAAGGTCCCGGAACACGGGCACTGA
- the hflK gene encoding FtsH protease activity modulator HflK codes for MNDYKKRIGWLRSHGIFSLNDPRWGRGEGNGGGQRSDESRRPQNGKNGGDGPPDLDEMWRDFNRRLSGLFGRKGPGLGERRPDNGRGARIGVGIVIGVLLAVYLGSGVFVVQEGQAAVVLQFGQYRYTAQQGVHWRLPYPFEAHEIVNVGQIRSVEIGRSNVVRQANVKDASMLTHDGDILDVRFVVQYQIRQPTEYLFQSADPDLSVTQAAQAAVREIVGARSTSDVLYQDREAIRQQLTDAIQRSLDAYKTGLAVVGVTIQGVQPPEQVQSAFDDAAKARQDRERAKRDAKAYADQLLPRAQADAARMIDDAKAYSDRVVAEAQGDADRFTQVYEQYAKAPAVIRERLYLDTMQHIYSNTTKVFVDSKSGNNVIYLPLDKIVDETRRRAAEAASASSAAAAMQAVPAPAAPAASAASAASAPAPASAANPAAASDDALRSRDAFRSRGREDDLQ; via the coding sequence GTGAACGATTACAAGAAGCGGATTGGCTGGCTGCGATCACATGGCATCTTTTCGCTGAACGACCCCCGGTGGGGACGCGGCGAGGGCAATGGCGGCGGTCAGCGTTCGGACGAATCGCGCCGTCCGCAAAACGGCAAGAATGGCGGTGACGGCCCTCCCGATCTCGACGAAATGTGGCGCGATTTCAACCGGCGTCTGTCGGGGCTTTTCGGGCGCAAGGGACCGGGGCTCGGCGAGCGTCGGCCCGACAACGGTCGCGGCGCGCGCATCGGCGTAGGCATCGTCATCGGCGTGTTGCTGGCGGTGTACCTCGGCAGCGGCGTGTTCGTCGTCCAGGAAGGGCAGGCCGCGGTGGTGCTCCAGTTCGGCCAGTATCGCTACACGGCCCAGCAGGGTGTGCACTGGCGCCTTCCGTATCCGTTCGAAGCGCACGAGATCGTCAACGTGGGGCAGATCCGTTCGGTCGAGATCGGCCGTAGCAACGTGGTGCGTCAAGCCAACGTCAAGGACGCGTCCATGCTCACCCACGACGGCGATATCCTGGACGTGCGCTTCGTCGTGCAGTATCAGATTCGCCAACCCACCGAATATCTCTTCCAGAGCGCCGATCCCGATCTGAGCGTGACGCAGGCGGCGCAGGCCGCCGTGCGCGAAATCGTCGGTGCACGCAGTACCAGTGACGTGCTCTATCAGGACCGCGAAGCGATCCGCCAGCAGTTGACCGATGCCATCCAGCGTTCGCTGGATGCGTACAAGACCGGTCTCGCGGTGGTGGGCGTGACGATCCAGGGCGTTCAGCCGCCTGAGCAGGTGCAGTCGGCATTCGATGACGCCGCGAAGGCCCGTCAGGACCGCGAGCGCGCGAAGCGCGACGCGAAGGCCTACGCGGACCAGTTGCTGCCACGCGCCCAGGCCGACGCCGCACGTATGATCGACGATGCCAAGGCCTACAGCGACCGCGTGGTCGCCGAAGCGCAAGGCGACGCCGACCGCTTCACGCAGGTGTACGAGCAGTACGCGAAAGCGCCTGCGGTGATTCGCGAACGTCTGTATCTGGACACCATGCAGCACATCTACTCGAATACGACGAAGGTGTTTGTCGACAGCAAGTCGGGCAACAACGTGATCTATTTGCCGCTCGACAAGATCGTCGACGAAACGCGTCGCCGGGCGGCTGAAGCCGCGTCGGCGTCGTCCGCTGCTGCGGCGATGCAGGCCGTTCCAGCGCCTGCTGCGCCCGCCGCATCGGCTGCTTCGGCCGCCTCCGCGCCGGCACCGGCGAGCGCCGCCAATCCGGCGGCCGCGTCGGACGACGCGCTGCGCTCGCGCGACGCGTTCCGCAGTCGCGGTCGCGAAGACGACCTGCAGTAA
- the hflC gene encoding protease modulator HflC — translation MNRIIALVIAIVVVLLVASSTVFVVDPRHVVVVSGRSGGAPAVVGAGLHVKLPPPLQTATWIDTRVRSFDAPDADKYTTSDKTDLLVNPVIKYRVNEPLKLFAATKGDTQTLTDRLASLSRDVLGDAFSKYTLTDALAKQQDIAAAARDELQKAAAPLGVDVLDVTLTRVDFPAAMADTVYKRMIAAREQQASDERAQGASEAEQIKADAERQQQAVVANAYREAQSIKGEGDGKAAAIAAQAFSRDPQFYQFYQSMQAYRASFKPNDVVVVDSSSEFFRFMRGPGGTGSSDTPAPSRKH, via the coding sequence ATGAACCGAATCATTGCGCTCGTCATCGCTATCGTCGTCGTGTTGCTCGTGGCGTCGTCCACGGTGTTCGTGGTCGATCCGCGCCATGTGGTCGTGGTCTCGGGCCGCAGCGGCGGTGCGCCGGCCGTTGTCGGCGCGGGGCTGCACGTCAAGCTGCCGCCTCCGTTGCAGACGGCGACGTGGATCGATACCCGCGTGCGCAGCTTCGACGCGCCCGACGCCGACAAGTACACGACGTCGGACAAGACGGATCTCCTCGTGAACCCCGTCATCAAATATCGCGTGAACGAACCGCTGAAGCTGTTCGCCGCGACGAAGGGCGACACGCAGACGCTCACGGACCGCCTCGCTTCGCTGTCGCGCGACGTGCTTGGCGACGCGTTCTCGAAATACACGTTGACCGACGCGCTCGCGAAGCAGCAGGACATCGCGGCCGCCGCGCGCGACGAATTGCAGAAGGCGGCCGCGCCGCTGGGCGTCGATGTGCTCGACGTCACGCTGACGCGCGTCGACTTTCCCGCCGCGATGGCCGATACCGTCTACAAGCGCATGATCGCGGCGCGCGAGCAGCAGGCGAGCGACGAACGCGCGCAGGGCGCATCGGAGGCCGAACAGATCAAGGCCGACGCCGAACGTCAGCAGCAGGCGGTCGTGGCCAACGCGTATCGCGAGGCGCAGTCGATCAAGGGCGAGGGTGACGGCAAGGCCGCGGCGATCGCCGCGCAGGCATTCAGCCGCGACCCGCAGTTCTATCAGTTCTATCAGAGCATGCAGGCCTACCGTGCGAGCTTCAAGCCGAACGACGTCGTGGTCGTCGATTCGTCGAGCGAGTTCTTCCGCTTCATGCGCGGACCTGGTGGTACCGGCTCTTCGGATACACCCGCGCCCTCGCGCAAACACTAA
- a CDS encoding DUF2065 domain-containing protein has protein sequence MDIAGSLLLAIALMLIIEGMFPFVFPSAWRDTFRRIAERPVHHIRIGGLIVMGLGLVLLLIAT, from the coding sequence ATGGACATAGCCGGCTCGTTATTGCTCGCGATCGCCCTCATGCTGATCATCGAGGGCATGTTTCCGTTCGTGTTCCCGTCGGCATGGCGCGACACGTTTCGTAGAATAGCGGAGCGTCCGGTGCATCACATTCGCATCGGCGGCCTGATCGTGATGGGGCTGGGGCTCGTGTTGCTGCTGATCGCCACGTAG
- a CDS encoding ATP phosphoribosyltransferase regulatory subunit, with product MSTWLLPENIADVLPAEARKIEELRRRLLDRFRSYGYEMVMPPLLEYIESLLTGGGSDLNLRTFKLVDQLSGRTLGLRADMTPQVARIDAHLLNRQGVTRLCYAGNVLHTRPRGLHATREQIQIGAEIYGHGGLEADVEIQQLMLDALRLAGLAKVRLDLCHAGVLAALMDGQPAVAILGETLYEALAGKDVPRLVELTASLEPVTRDALRALPMLYGDASVLAEARARLPQRPEIGRALDDLEYLAGQVEGAEVMIDLADLRGYAYHSGVMFSAYVDGVPNAVARGGRYDQIGQAYGRARAATGFSLDLREVARVSPVEARSSAILAPWQHGDALRASVAALRDAGEVVIQALPGHEHDLDEFACDRVLVERNGAWVVEARP from the coding sequence ATGTCGACCTGGTTACTTCCCGAGAATATCGCCGACGTGCTGCCTGCCGAGGCGCGCAAGATCGAAGAGTTGCGGCGCCGTTTGCTGGACCGCTTCCGCTCGTACGGCTACGAGATGGTCATGCCGCCGCTGCTCGAATATATCGAGTCGCTTCTCACGGGCGGCGGCAGCGATCTGAATCTGCGCACGTTCAAGCTTGTCGACCAGCTATCGGGCCGCACGCTGGGCCTGCGAGCCGACATGACGCCGCAGGTGGCGCGCATCGACGCTCATTTGCTCAACCGCCAGGGTGTGACGCGGCTGTGCTACGCGGGCAACGTGCTGCATACGCGCCCGCGCGGGCTGCATGCCACACGCGAGCAGATCCAGATCGGTGCGGAAATCTACGGTCATGGCGGACTCGAAGCCGACGTCGAGATCCAGCAGTTGATGCTGGATGCCCTGCGTCTGGCGGGTCTTGCGAAAGTGCGGCTCGACCTCTGCCACGCCGGCGTGCTGGCCGCGTTGATGGACGGTCAGCCGGCCGTGGCGATACTGGGCGAGACTTTGTATGAAGCGCTTGCGGGCAAAGACGTGCCGCGACTTGTGGAACTCACAGCGTCACTCGAACCTGTGACGCGCGACGCGCTGCGTGCGCTGCCCATGCTGTACGGCGACGCATCGGTGCTCGCCGAAGCCCGCGCGCGGTTGCCGCAGCGACCCGAGATCGGGCGTGCGCTCGACGACCTCGAATACCTCGCGGGTCAGGTCGAAGGCGCCGAAGTCATGATCGACCTCGCCGATCTGCGCGGCTACGCGTATCACAGCGGCGTGATGTTCTCCGCGTATGTCGACGGTGTGCCGAATGCGGTGGCGCGCGGTGGTCGCTACGATCAGATCGGCCAGGCCTACGGGCGTGCCCGCGCCGCAACGGGCTTTTCGCTCGATCTGCGCGAAGTGGCGCGCGTGTCGCCCGTGGAAGCGCGCAGCAGTGCGATTCTTGCGCCGTGGCAGCACGGCGATGCGCTGCGGGCCAGCGTGGCCGCGCTGCGCGATGCGGGCGAAGTCGTGATCCAGGCGCTCCCCGGACACGAGCACGATCTCGACGAGTTCGCTTGCGACCGCGTGTTGGTCGAGCGCAACGGCGCATGGGTCGTTGAAGCACGACCCTGA
- a CDS encoding adenylosuccinate synthase, protein MSASAVNVNPGRNVVVVGTQWGDEGKGKIVDWLTDHAQGVVRFQGGHNAGHTLIIGGKKTILRLIPSGIMRPGVACYIGNGVVLSPEALFKEIDELESAGVDVMKRLFISEAATLILPYHIAIDQAREARRGAGKIGTTGRGIGPAYEDKVGRRGLRVQDLFEPKAFADRLRENLDFHNFVLTQYLGAPAVDFQQTLDTMLSYADRLAPMVTDVSRRLYDENHEGRNLLFEGAQGTLLDIDHGTYPFVTSSNCVAGAATAGAGVGPQKLNYILGITKAYCTRVGAGPFPSELYDADNPDRQEQVGVTLANVGKEFGSVTGRPRRTGWLDAAALRRSIQINGVSGLCITKLDVLDGLDEVKLCVGYKVDGKDADILPRGAAEVARCEPLYETFVGWKESTIGITQWSELPPNAQAYLQRVQEVAGVPIDMVSTGPDRDETILLRHPFKV, encoded by the coding sequence ATGTCTGCCAGCGCAGTGAATGTGAATCCCGGGCGCAACGTCGTTGTCGTAGGGACCCAGTGGGGAGATGAGGGCAAAGGCAAGATCGTCGACTGGCTGACGGACCACGCTCAGGGCGTCGTGCGTTTCCAGGGCGGCCACAACGCAGGCCACACGCTCATCATCGGCGGCAAGAAAACCATTCTGCGTCTGATCCCGTCGGGCATCATGCGTCCCGGCGTGGCGTGCTATATCGGCAATGGTGTCGTGCTTTCGCCCGAGGCGCTCTTCAAGGAAATCGACGAGCTGGAAAGCGCTGGCGTCGACGTCATGAAGCGCCTCTTCATCTCCGAAGCGGCCACGCTGATTCTCCCGTATCACATCGCAATCGATCAGGCACGCGAAGCGCGCCGCGGCGCCGGCAAGATCGGCACCACGGGCCGCGGCATCGGGCCTGCGTACGAAGACAAGGTGGGCCGCCGCGGGCTGCGCGTGCAGGACCTGTTCGAGCCCAAGGCCTTCGCCGATCGCCTGCGCGAAAACCTCGACTTCCACAATTTCGTGTTGACCCAGTACCTGGGTGCGCCCGCCGTCGACTTCCAGCAGACGCTCGACACGATGCTCAGCTATGCCGACCGTCTCGCGCCCATGGTGACGGACGTGTCGCGCCGTCTCTACGACGAAAACCACGAAGGCCGCAATCTGCTGTTCGAAGGCGCGCAGGGCACGCTGCTCGATATCGATCACGGCACCTATCCGTTCGTCACCTCGAGCAACTGCGTGGCGGGTGCCGCCACTGCGGGTGCTGGCGTGGGGCCGCAAAAGCTGAACTACATCCTCGGCATCACGAAGGCGTATTGCACGCGCGTGGGTGCGGGCCCGTTCCCGAGCGAACTGTACGACGCCGACAATCCGGATCGCCAGGAACAGGTGGGCGTGACGCTTGCCAACGTGGGCAAGGAGTTCGGCTCGGTGACGGGGCGTCCGCGCCGCACGGGCTGGCTCGATGCCGCCGCGCTGCGCCGCTCGATCCAGATCAATGGCGTGTCCGGCCTGTGCATCACGAAGCTCGACGTGCTCGATGGGCTCGACGAGGTGAAGCTGTGCGTCGGCTACAAGGTGGACGGCAAGGACGCGGACATCCTGCCGCGCGGCGCAGCCGAAGTGGCGCGTTGCGAACCGTTGTACGAAACGTTCGTCGGCTGGAAGGAAAGCACGATCGGCATTACGCAGTGGAGCGAACTGCCGCCCAACGCGCAGGCCTATCTCCAGCGCGTGCAGGAAGTGGCGGGCGTGCCGATCGACATGGTGTCCACCGGTCCCGATCGCGACGAAACGATCCTGCTGCGCCATCCGTTCAAGGTTTGA
- a CDS encoding phosphoribosyltransferase, whose translation MIQMTDPRNDDRNLWVNWDEYHRLIELLALAVHDSGWKFDKILCLARGGLRVGDQLSRIYDLPLAILATSSYREAAGTEQGDLDIAQYITMTRGELSGNVLLVDDLVDSGVTLARVQQHLKDRYPAVETVRSAVLWYKACSKVKPDYYVQHLPTNPWIHQPFEEWDTVRPHNLGAWIKRGTGKQP comes from the coding sequence ATGATTCAGATGACGGATCCGCGCAACGATGACCGGAACCTGTGGGTCAACTGGGACGAGTACCACCGCCTCATCGAACTGCTCGCGCTCGCCGTGCACGACTCGGGGTGGAAGTTCGACAAGATCCTGTGCCTCGCGCGAGGCGGTCTGCGCGTGGGTGATCAGCTGTCGCGCATCTACGATCTGCCGCTTGCCATCCTCGCCACGAGTTCGTATCGCGAAGCGGCGGGCACGGAGCAGGGCGACCTCGACATTGCCCAATACATCACCATGACGCGTGGTGAACTGTCGGGCAACGTTCTGCTGGTGGACGACCTCGTCGACTCCGGCGTGACGCTGGCACGCGTGCAACAGCATCTGAAGGACCGCTATCCGGCCGTCGAGACGGTGCGTTCCGCGGTGCTCTGGTACAAGGCGTGCTCGAAGGTGAAGCCGGACTATTACGTGCAGCACCTGCCCACGAATCCGTGGATTCATCAGCCGTTCGAAGAATGGGACACGGTCAGGCCGCACAACCTGGGCGCATGGATCAAGCGCGGCACGGGGAAGCAGCCGTAA
- a CDS encoding potassium transporter Kup yields MNDSNHAGKHSLPSLALAAIGVVFGDIGTSPLYALKEAFSPSHGIPLNETSILGVASLLFWAIIIVVSIKYVLFVMRADNNGEGGVLALMALSLRPFGTKTKAAGVLMMLGIFGSCMFYGDAVITPAISVISAVEGLEVAAPKLAHLVVPLTIVILIALFWIQRHGTAVVGRLFGPIMLVWFATIGALGVWHVAQSPGIIAALNPWYAVAFMSAHMLQAYVVLGSVVLVLTGAEALYADMGHFGAKPIRVAWYALVMPSLVLNYFGQAALLMHNPKAIENPFFLLAPEWALLPLVVLSTVATVIASQAVISGAYSLTSQAIQLGYVPRMKVLHTSELAIGQIYVPVVNWLLLAVILCIVIGFKSSDNLAAAYGIAVTATMVITTVLACVVMVNVWNWNKVLVAVIIAVFMTVDLGFFGANLLKVEEGGWLPLGVGALLFFLLMTWYKGRLIVKERTAADGIPLMPFLQGLLAHPPHRVSGTAIYLTGSASLVPVSLLHNLKHNKVLHERTIFLTFVTRDIPYVKDEERMTVKDIGGGLFLVKADYGFNETPDVKAVLLHMGQQHSMTFDMMDTSFFLARETVVPTQLPGMSLWRERVFAWMHQNAAKPTDFFAIPANRVVELGTKIEI; encoded by the coding sequence ATGAACGATAGCAACCACGCGGGCAAGCATTCGTTGCCGTCTCTCGCGCTCGCCGCCATCGGCGTCGTTTTCGGCGACATCGGCACCAGCCCGCTGTATGCGCTGAAAGAGGCGTTCAGTCCCTCCCACGGCATTCCGCTGAACGAAACGTCCATTCTTGGCGTTGCCTCGCTGCTGTTCTGGGCGATCATCATCGTGGTCAGCATCAAGTACGTGCTGTTCGTGATGCGCGCCGACAACAACGGCGAAGGTGGCGTACTCGCACTGATGGCGCTCTCGCTGCGGCCCTTCGGCACGAAGACCAAAGCCGCCGGCGTGCTGATGATGCTGGGCATCTTCGGGTCCTGCATGTTCTACGGCGATGCAGTGATCACGCCTGCCATTTCGGTGATCTCGGCCGTCGAGGGGCTGGAGGTCGCCGCGCCGAAGCTGGCGCATCTGGTGGTGCCGCTCACCATCGTCATTCTGATCGCGCTGTTCTGGATCCAGCGACATGGCACGGCAGTAGTCGGCCGTCTCTTCGGACCCATCATGCTGGTATGGTTCGCGACCATTGGCGCGCTCGGCGTCTGGCACGTCGCGCAGTCGCCTGGCATCATCGCCGCGCTCAATCCCTGGTATGCCGTCGCCTTCATGTCTGCGCACATGCTGCAGGCCTACGTGGTGCTCGGTTCTGTCGTGCTGGTGCTGACGGGCGCCGAAGCGCTTTACGCCGACATGGGTCACTTCGGCGCAAAGCCGATTCGTGTGGCGTGGTATGCGCTCGTCATGCCGTCGCTCGTGCTCAACTATTTCGGGCAAGCTGCGCTGCTCATGCACAACCCGAAGGCCATCGAGAATCCGTTCTTCCTGCTCGCGCCCGAATGGGCATTGCTGCCGCTCGTCGTGCTCTCGACGGTCGCCACGGTGATCGCATCGCAGGCCGTCATTTCGGGCGCGTATTCGTTGACGAGCCAGGCGATCCAGCTCGGCTACGTGCCGCGCATGAAGGTTCTCCATACGTCCGAACTCGCCATCGGGCAGATCTACGTGCCCGTCGTGAACTGGCTGCTGCTGGCCGTGATTCTATGCATCGTGATCGGCTTCAAGAGTTCGGATAACCTTGCTGCGGCATACGGCATCGCCGTGACCGCCACGATGGTGATCACCACGGTGCTCGCCTGCGTCGTCATGGTCAATGTGTGGAACTGGAACAAGGTGCTGGTCGCAGTCATCATCGCGGTCTTCATGACCGTGGACCTCGGCTTCTTCGGCGCCAATCTGCTGAAGGTCGAAGAGGGCGGCTGGCTGCCGCTCGGCGTCGGCGCGTTGCTGTTCTTCCTGCTGATGACCTGGTACAAGGGCCGCTTGATCGTCAAGGAACGCACGGCTGCGGACGGTATTCCGCTCATGCCGTTCCTGCAGGGCCTGCTCGCGCATCCGCCGCATCGCGTGTCGGGCACCGCGATCTATCTGACGGGCAGTGCCTCGCTCGTGCCGGTGAGCCTGCTGCACAACCTCAAGCACAACAAGGTGCTGCACGAGCGCACCATCTTCCTCACGTTTGTCACGCGCGACATTCCTTATGTGAAGGACGAAGAGCGCATGACGGTCAAGGACATCGGCGGCGGACTTTTTCTCGTGAAGGCGGACTATGGCTTCAACGAGACGCCTGACGTGAAGGCCGTGCTGCTCCATATGGGCCAGCAGCACAGTATGACCTTCGACATGATGGACACGTCGTTCTTCCTCGCGCGCGAAACCGTGGTGCCGACCCAGCTGCCCGGCATGTCGCTGTGGCGCGAACGCGTGTTCGCGTGGATGCATCAGAACGCGGCGAAGCCAACCGACTTCTTCGCCATTCCCGCGAATCGCGTGGTGGAGTTGGGTACGAAGATCGAGATCTGA